Proteins from a genomic interval of Caulobacter sp. SL161:
- the carB gene encoding carbamoyl-phosphate synthase large subunit translates to MPKRTDISSILIIGAGPIVIGQACEFDYSGVQACKALRAEGYRIILVNSNPATIMTDPDVADATYIEPITPEMVAKIIEKERPDALLPTMGGQTALNTALALEEQGVLEKFGVEMIGAKAEVIDKAEDRQKFRDAMDKLGLESPRSRACHTLEEAMEGLAFVGLPAIIRPSFTLAGTGGGIAYNVEEFKEIVERGLDLSPTTEVLVEESVLGWKEYEMEVVRDKADNCIIVCSIENIDPMGVHTGDSITVAPALTLTDKEYQWMRAASIAVLREIGVETGGSNVQFAVNPKDGRMVVIEMNPRVSRSSALASKATGFPIAKVAARLAVGYTLDELKNDITGGATPASFEPSIDYVVTKIPRFAFEKYPGSEPLLTTAMKSVGEVMAIGRTFKESVQKALRGLETGLAGFDEVEIAGADDPDNGKEAVIRALGVPTPDRLRVIAQAFRHGLTVDEVNAACSYEPWFLRQIAEIVRQEGWVKAGGLPQTAQGFRELKAQGFSDARLAKLTASTEKAVRAARQALNVRPVFKRIDSCAGEFLASTPYMYSTYEFGALGQIPECESDPSAAKKAVILGGGPNRIGQGIEFDYCCCHAAFALDQIGVESIMVNCNPETVSTDYDTSDRLYFEPLTAEDVLELLHVEMSKGTLAGVIVQFGGQTPLKLAHALEEAGVPILGTSPDAIDLAEDRERFQQLLNGLNIAQPENAIARSWDEARAEGEKIGFPFVMRPSYVLGGRGMEIIRDHDAMERYIAGAGEISLEHPILLDHYLSRATEVDVDALCDGKDVFVAGVLEHIEEAGVHSGDSACSMPPFSLKAETVEELKRQTVQMALALNVRGLMNVQFAIEEPHSDNPRIYVLEVNPRASRTVPFVAKTIGQPVAAIAAKIMAGETLASFGLKDVPYDHIAVKEAVFPFARFAGVDTVLGPEMRSTGEVMGLDWKRDGETSMGPAFARAFAKSQLGGGVKLPTKGTAFVSVKESDKPWIVEPVKLLQAAGFKVLSTEGTQAYLASQGVQVEHVKKVLEGRPHIVDVMKNGGVQLVFNTTEGKQALEDSFEIRRTALMMKVPYYTTSAGALAAAQAIAGAPAEALDVRPLQSYAAE, encoded by the coding sequence ATGCCCAAGAGAACAGACATCTCCTCGATCCTGATCATCGGCGCGGGGCCGATCGTCATCGGTCAGGCCTGTGAGTTCGACTATTCGGGCGTCCAGGCCTGTAAGGCGCTGCGCGCCGAGGGCTACCGGATCATCCTGGTCAACTCCAACCCCGCCACGATCATGACCGATCCGGACGTGGCGGATGCGACCTATATCGAGCCGATCACGCCTGAGATGGTCGCCAAGATCATCGAGAAGGAGCGCCCCGACGCGCTGCTGCCGACCATGGGCGGCCAGACCGCGCTGAACACGGCTCTCGCTCTGGAAGAGCAGGGCGTGCTGGAGAAGTTCGGGGTCGAGATGATCGGCGCCAAGGCCGAGGTCATCGACAAGGCCGAGGACCGTCAGAAGTTCCGCGACGCCATGGACAAGCTGGGCCTGGAATCGCCCCGCTCGCGCGCCTGCCACACGCTGGAAGAGGCCATGGAAGGGCTGGCGTTCGTCGGCCTGCCGGCGATCATCCGTCCGTCCTTCACCCTGGCGGGCACCGGCGGCGGCATCGCCTACAATGTCGAGGAGTTCAAGGAGATCGTCGAGCGCGGTCTCGACCTCTCGCCGACCACCGAGGTGCTGGTCGAAGAGAGCGTCCTAGGCTGGAAGGAGTACGAGATGGAGGTCGTCCGCGACAAGGCGGACAACTGCATCATCGTCTGCTCGATCGAGAACATCGATCCGATGGGCGTCCACACCGGCGACTCGATCACCGTCGCCCCGGCCCTGACCCTGACGGACAAGGAATACCAGTGGATGCGCGCGGCCTCGATCGCCGTGCTGCGCGAGATCGGCGTTGAGACCGGCGGTTCGAACGTGCAGTTCGCCGTCAATCCGAAGGACGGCCGCATGGTCGTCATCGAGATGAACCCGCGCGTGTCGCGCTCGTCGGCGCTGGCCTCGAAGGCCACCGGCTTCCCGATCGCCAAGGTCGCCGCGCGCCTGGCCGTCGGCTACACCCTGGATGAGCTGAAGAACGACATCACCGGCGGCGCGACCCCGGCCTCGTTCGAGCCCAGCATCGACTATGTGGTCACCAAGATCCCGCGCTTCGCCTTCGAGAAGTATCCGGGCAGCGAGCCTCTGCTGACCACGGCCATGAAGTCGGTCGGCGAGGTCATGGCCATCGGCCGCACCTTCAAGGAAAGCGTCCAGAAGGCCCTGCGCGGTCTGGAGACCGGTCTCGCCGGTTTCGACGAGGTCGAGATCGCCGGCGCCGATGATCCCGACAACGGCAAGGAGGCGGTGATCCGGGCCCTGGGCGTTCCCACGCCCGACCGCCTGCGCGTCATCGCCCAGGCCTTCCGCCACGGCCTGACCGTGGACGAGGTCAATGCCGCCTGCAGCTATGAGCCCTGGTTCCTGCGCCAGATCGCCGAGATCGTCCGCCAGGAAGGCTGGGTGAAGGCCGGCGGCCTGCCGCAGACCGCTCAGGGCTTCCGCGAACTGAAGGCGCAAGGCTTCTCGGACGCGCGCCTGGCCAAGCTGACCGCATCGACCGAAAAGGCCGTGCGCGCCGCGCGTCAGGCCCTGAACGTGCGCCCGGTGTTCAAGCGCATCGACAGCTGCGCCGGCGAATTCCTGGCCTCGACGCCCTACATGTACTCGACCTACGAGTTCGGCGCCCTGGGCCAGATCCCCGAGTGCGAGAGCGACCCGTCGGCCGCCAAGAAGGCCGTGATCCTGGGCGGTGGGCCCAACCGGATCGGCCAGGGCATCGAGTTCGACTATTGCTGCTGCCACGCGGCGTTCGCGCTGGACCAGATCGGCGTCGAGTCGATCATGGTCAACTGCAACCCCGAGACCGTCTCGACCGACTACGACACCTCCGACCGCCTGTACTTCGAGCCGCTGACGGCCGAGGACGTGCTGGAGCTGCTGCACGTCGAGATGAGCAAGGGCACGCTGGCCGGCGTCATCGTCCAGTTCGGCGGCCAGACCCCGCTGAAGCTGGCCCACGCCCTGGAAGAGGCCGGTGTGCCGATCCTAGGCACCAGCCCGGACGCCATCGACCTGGCCGAAGACCGCGAGCGCTTCCAGCAGCTGCTGAACGGCCTCAACATCGCCCAGCCGGAAAACGCCATCGCTCGCAGCTGGGACGAGGCCCGCGCCGAAGGCGAGAAGATCGGCTTCCCGTTCGTGATGCGTCCGTCTTACGTGCTGGGCGGCCGCGGCATGGAGATCATCCGCGACCATGACGCCATGGAGCGCTACATCGCCGGCGCCGGCGAGATCTCGCTCGAGCATCCGATCCTGCTGGACCACTATCTGAGCCGCGCCACCGAGGTCGATGTCGACGCCCTGTGCGACGGCAAGGACGTGTTCGTGGCCGGCGTGCTGGAGCACATCGAGGAAGCCGGCGTCCACTCGGGCGACAGCGCCTGTTCGATGCCGCCCTTCTCGCTGAAGGCCGAGACGGTCGAGGAGCTGAAGCGCCAGACGGTGCAGATGGCTCTGGCGCTCAACGTGCGCGGCCTGATGAACGTGCAGTTCGCGATCGAAGAGCCGCACAGCGACAACCCGCGCATCTATGTGCTGGAAGTGAACCCGCGCGCCTCGCGCACCGTGCCGTTCGTGGCCAAGACCATCGGTCAGCCGGTGGCCGCCATCGCCGCCAAGATCATGGCCGGCGAAACGCTCGCCAGCTTTGGCCTGAAGGACGTTCCCTACGACCACATCGCGGTCAAGGAAGCGGTCTTCCCGTTCGCCCGCTTCGCCGGTGTCGACACGGTGCTGGGCCCGGAAATGCGCTCGACCGGTGAGGTCATGGGCCTCGATTGGAAGCGCGACGGCGAGACCAGCATGGGCCCGGCCTTCGCCCGCGCCTTCGCCAAGAGCCAGCTGGGCGGCGGCGTGAAGCTGCCGACCAAGGGCACGGCCTTCGTCTCGGTCAAGGAAAGCGACAAGCCCTGGATCGTCGAGCCGGTGAAGCTGCTGCAGGCGGCCGGCTTCAAGGTGCTGTCGACCGAGGGCACGCAAGCCTATCTCGCCAGCCAGGGCGTCCAGGTCGAGCATGTGAAGAAGGTCCTCGAGGGCCGTCCGCACATCGTCGACGTGATGAAGAACGGCGGCGTGCAGCTCGTCTTCAACACCACCGAAGGCAAGCAGGCCCTGGAAGACAGCTTCGAGATCCGCCGCACGGCCCTGATGATGAAGGTGCCGTACTACACCACCAGCGCCGGCGCCCTGGCGGCGGCCCAGGCCATCGCCGGCGCTCCGGCCGAGGCCTTGGACGTGCGTCCGCTGCAAAGCTACGCGGCGGAGTAG
- a CDS encoding DUF2306 domain-containing protein, with amino-acid sequence MPKTLTRPAWLLMMILSLVVALTAYRYLPRIGPLAPNVMANRFVDPFLFLHVAGAATALLVGPFQMLAGVRARWPRAHRLLGRVYVLGCLSGGVGGVALALGATAGPIATAGFGLLGAAWIVTTTLAWRRAVQGRIAEHRAWMIRSFALTLAAVTLRLYLPLAAMGPLPFVEAYRAIAFLCWVPNLLLAEAWLFAAPSSAPSRSNLSPSPAAGG; translated from the coding sequence ATGCCGAAAACCCTGACCCGTCCCGCCTGGCTGCTGATGATGATCCTCAGCCTCGTGGTCGCCCTGACCGCCTATCGCTACCTGCCCCGGATCGGCCCCTTGGCGCCGAATGTGATGGCCAACCGGTTTGTCGATCCGTTCCTCTTCCTGCATGTGGCCGGCGCGGCGACCGCCCTGCTGGTCGGGCCCTTCCAGATGCTGGCGGGGGTCCGCGCGCGCTGGCCGCGCGCTCATCGGCTGCTGGGCCGTGTGTACGTCCTGGGCTGCCTGTCGGGCGGCGTGGGCGGCGTCGCCTTGGCCCTGGGCGCGACGGCCGGACCGATCGCCACCGCCGGTTTCGGCTTGCTGGGCGCAGCCTGGATCGTGACCACGACCCTGGCCTGGCGCCGGGCCGTGCAGGGGCGCATCGCCGAGCACCGCGCCTGGATGATCCGCTCCTTCGCCTTGACCCTGGCGGCGGTCACCCTGCGCCTCTACCTGCCGCTGGCCGCGATGGGGCCGCTGCCCTTCGTCGAGGCCTATCGCGCCATCGCCTTCCTGTGCTGGGTTCCCAACCTGCTGCTGGCCGAGGCCTGGCTGTTCGCCGCCCCCAGCTCCGCCCCGTCGCGCAGCAATCTCAGCCCCAGCCCGGCGGCGGGCGGGTGA
- a CDS encoding LytTR family DNA-binding domain-containing protein — protein sequence MSLTDRQGALKRLAIDLLLLTVLGLVLGVLSPFGTAQLSPGERFIYWLLSIVGGGLIGVAVDEGLGRRIDGFARRLLVVTTVMTPMVVVWVGLIELIFGHQAFRLPPVLWFRVWVISGLVMTVRILAWRKPPTPAPTVETRVVVAPPLPEAEAAFRQRLSSKRRTARLIAVEAHDHYLRVHTDAGVELLTLRFSDALAELAGAHGFQTHRSWWVAGEAIQAAQWRRGAGELSLAGDLVAPVSRRHAPTLRAAGWL from the coding sequence ATGAGTTTGACGGATCGCCAGGGCGCGCTGAAGCGGCTGGCCATCGACCTGCTGCTGCTGACCGTGCTGGGTCTGGTGCTGGGCGTGCTGTCGCCTTTCGGCACCGCGCAGCTGTCTCCCGGAGAGCGCTTCATCTACTGGCTGCTGTCGATCGTCGGCGGCGGCCTGATCGGCGTGGCGGTCGACGAAGGGCTGGGGCGCCGGATCGACGGCTTTGCGCGCCGCCTCCTGGTGGTGACCACGGTCATGACGCCGATGGTCGTTGTCTGGGTGGGGCTGATCGAACTGATCTTCGGCCATCAGGCGTTCCGGCTGCCGCCGGTCCTGTGGTTTCGCGTCTGGGTGATCAGCGGCCTGGTCATGACCGTGCGGATCCTGGCCTGGCGCAAGCCGCCGACGCCCGCCCCGACGGTCGAGACCCGGGTCGTCGTGGCCCCGCCCCTGCCCGAGGCCGAAGCCGCCTTCCGCCAGCGCCTGTCGTCCAAGCGACGCACAGCCCGGCTGATCGCCGTCGAGGCGCATGACCACTATCTGCGGGTCCATACCGATGCGGGCGTCGAGCTTCTGACCCTGCGGTTCTCGGACGCGCTCGCCGAGCTGGCCGGCGCCCACGGCTTCCAGACCCACCGCTCCTGGTGGGTGGCCGGCGAGGCGATCCAGGCGGCGCAGTGGCGGCGCGGCGCGGGCGAGCTAAGCCTGGCCGGGGATCTCGTGGCGCCGGTCAGCCGCCGACACGCCCCGACCCTGCGGGCGGCCGGCTGGCTCTAA